The following coding sequences lie in one Flavobacterium sp. 20NA77.7 genomic window:
- a CDS encoding NADH-quinone oxidoreductase subunit J family protein, translated as MLEIVFYILSAITLGTAFLTVYSKNAIHSAIYLVVCFFTLAGHYVLFNAQFLAVVHVIVYAGAIMVLLLFTLMLMNLNKEDETSKPKWTVFAALISTCVLGVVLIAALKSAQPEMLDYTTTGEDFQSIKVLGKVLLNEYQVPFEFASVLLLVSMIGAVLISKKEEKI; from the coding sequence ATGTTAGAGATTGTTTTCTATATATTATCGGCAATAACACTAGGAACAGCTTTTTTAACTGTTTACAGTAAAAATGCCATTCATAGCGCTATTTATTTAGTGGTATGTTTCTTCACCTTAGCAGGACACTATGTGTTATTTAATGCACAATTTCTAGCTGTTGTTCATGTTATTGTATATGCAGGTGCCATTATGGTATTATTACTATTTACTCTAATGTTAATGAACTTAAACAAAGAAGATGAAACCTCTAAGCCTAAATGGACTGTATTTGCTGCTTTAATTTCGACTTGTGTACTTGGCGTTGTATTAATTGCTGCTCTAAAATCTGCACAACCAGAAATGCTAGATTATACAACTACAGGTGAAGATTTTCAGTCCATCAAAGTATTGGGAAAAGTATTGCTAAACGAATATCAAGTTCCATTTGAATTTGCTTCTGTGTTACTTCTAGTCTCTATGATTGGTGCAGTATTAATTTCTAAAAAAGAAGAAAAAATATAA
- the nuoL gene encoding NADH-quinone oxidoreductase subunit L has translation METTILLLLFAPLVGFLINVFFGKMLGKTLSGSIGTVAVVLSFLCTLCLFSQINAGETIPKFHLADWFTLGKIKVNFDFLFDQLSVLWLLFVTGIGSLIHLYSISYMHDDENMHKFFSYLNLFIFFMITLVAGSNLLIMFIGWEGVGLCSYLLIGFWYKNQEYNDAAKKAFIMNRIGDLGFLIGIFVLGFYLNTLDFMEIKAALGTNVITPALLSVAALCLFIGATGKSAQLPLYTWLPDAMAGPTPVSALIHAATMVTAGIFMITRMNFLFELTPDVKSVIAIVGAITAIVAAAIGLVQNDIKKVLAYSTVSQLGLMFLALGLGAYEVAVFHVITHAFFKACLFLGSGSVIHALHGEQDMRNMGGLKKSMPITFWTMMISTLAISGIFPFAGFWSKDEILLTAFHHNTILWVLGSVASIMTAFYMFRLIFLTFFGEFRGTEEQKHHLHESPALITIPLVILAVLATIGGVINLPGSNWLNHYLAPLFKGHEAHHLNGTAYMLMGLATAGALIGIGIAYSMYINKKQVPEADEKAQGLHKILANKFYLDELYMAIVVQPIYALSAFCKKYVERFVSKLVFGTANIAYGLSLQGKRIQNGNIGVYLFAFILGICGFLFYLFLNRQ, from the coding sequence ATGGAGACAACTATTTTACTTTTATTATTTGCGCCTTTAGTTGGTTTTTTAATCAACGTTTTCTTCGGAAAGATGCTAGGTAAAACCCTATCAGGAAGTATTGGAACAGTAGCTGTAGTACTATCATTTTTATGTACGCTTTGTTTGTTTTCTCAAATCAATGCTGGTGAAACAATTCCAAAATTTCATTTAGCAGATTGGTTTACATTAGGAAAAATTAAAGTTAATTTTGATTTTCTTTTTGACCAATTATCTGTTTTATGGTTATTATTTGTTACTGGAATAGGTTCATTAATCCACTTATATTCTATTAGCTATATGCATGATGATGAAAATATGCATAAGTTCTTTTCTTATTTGAACTTGTTTATTTTCTTTATGATTACATTGGTAGCAGGAAGCAACCTATTAATCATGTTTATAGGCTGGGAAGGTGTAGGTTTATGCTCTTATTTACTCATCGGTTTCTGGTATAAAAACCAAGAGTATAATGATGCGGCTAAAAAAGCATTCATTATGAACCGTATAGGAGACTTAGGTTTCTTAATTGGAATTTTTGTATTAGGTTTCTATTTAAATACATTAGATTTTATGGAAATCAAAGCCGCTTTAGGTACTAATGTAATTACTCCTGCTCTATTGTCAGTTGCCGCGCTTTGTTTATTCATTGGTGCTACGGGAAAATCAGCACAATTACCACTTTACACTTGGTTACCCGATGCAATGGCTGGACCAACACCTGTATCGGCATTGATTCACGCAGCTACGATGGTAACGGCTGGTATATTCATGATTACAAGAATGAATTTCTTATTTGAGCTCACACCAGATGTAAAATCGGTAATTGCTATCGTTGGTGCAATAACAGCTATAGTTGCTGCTGCCATTGGTTTGGTTCAAAATGACATTAAAAAAGTATTGGCTTATTCAACCGTATCACAATTAGGGTTAATGTTTTTAGCCTTAGGTTTAGGCGCTTATGAAGTGGCTGTTTTTCACGTTATAACTCACGCTTTCTTTAAAGCATGTTTATTCTTAGGTTCAGGTTCTGTGATTCATGCCTTACATGGCGAACAAGATATGCGAAACATGGGCGGACTTAAAAAAAGTATGCCTATTACATTTTGGACCATGATGATTTCTACTTTGGCTATTTCAGGAATTTTTCCATTTGCAGGATTTTGGTCAAAAGATGAAATATTATTAACCGCTTTCCATCATAATACTATTTTATGGGTCTTAGGCTCAGTTGCTTCTATTATGACTGCTTTTTACATGTTCAGATTGATATTTCTTACTTTCTTTGGTGAATTTAGAGGAACGGAAGAACAAAAACATCATTTACATGAAAGCCCAGCTTTAATTACAATTCCATTAGTAATTTTAGCGGTTTTAGCAACAATTGGCGGAGTAATTAATTTACCTGGAAGTAATTGGTTAAATCATTATTTAGCACCATTATTTAAAGGACATGAAGCACATCATTTAAATGGCACCGCCTATATGCTAATGGGTCTCGCAACAGCGGGTGCTTTAATCGGTATTGGTATTGCTTATAGTATGTACATCAATAAAAAACAAGTTCCTGAAGCAGATGAAAAAGCACAAGGTTTACATAAAATTTTAGCAAATAAATTCTATTTAGATGAATTATACATGGCTATTGTTGTACAACCAATTTATGCCTTATCTGCATTTTGCAAAAAATATGTAGAGCGTTTTGTTTCTAAGCTAGTATTTGGAACAGCTAATATTGCTTATGGCTTATCGCTGCAAGGGAAAAGAATTCAAAATGGAAATATTGGCGTGTATTTGTTCGCTTTTATTTTAGGAATTTGTGGTTTTTTGTTTTATTTATTTTTAAATCGTCAATAA
- the nuoH gene encoding NADH-quinone oxidoreductase subunit NuoH → MESAFIIEKSVIIVTVFALTMLMAMYSTWAERKVAAFLQDRVGPNRAGWGGLLQPLADGAKLFSKEEFFPNTPNRFLFILGPGIAMSTALITSAVIPWGDKIEVFGRTVLLQATDIDVSILYIFGVLSIGVYGIMIGAWASNNKYSLMSAVRASSQMISYEVAMGLAMIAILMMTGSLSLKEVTEYQAQNGWNILYQPVAFIIFLVCSFAETNRTPFDLAECESELIGGYHTEYSSMKMGFYLFAEYANMFISSTILAIVFLGGYHFPGMNWVSENWGVNIAALLGFLSLFAKLCFFIFFYMWVRWTIPRFRYDQLMHLGWKILIPLAVINIIVTGIVMVVFK, encoded by the coding sequence ATGGAAAGCGCATTTATTATTGAAAAAAGTGTAATCATAGTTACTGTTTTTGCTTTAACAATGTTAATGGCGATGTATTCAACGTGGGCAGAACGAAAGGTAGCTGCGTTTTTACAAGACAGAGTTGGACCAAACAGAGCAGGCTGGGGTGGTTTATTACAACCGCTTGCTGATGGAGCTAAATTATTTTCAAAAGAAGAATTTTTTCCAAATACACCTAACCGCTTTTTATTCATCTTAGGCCCAGGAATTGCGATGAGTACGGCTTTAATTACAAGTGCAGTTATTCCATGGGGAGATAAAATCGAAGTATTTGGCAGAACCGTTCTTTTACAAGCAACTGATATTGATGTATCTATCTTATATATTTTTGGCGTACTATCAATAGGTGTGTATGGCATCATGATTGGAGCTTGGGCTTCAAATAACAAATACTCCTTAATGTCAGCAGTTAGAGCGTCATCTCAAATGATTTCTTATGAGGTAGCCATGGGATTAGCTATGATTGCCATATTGATGATGACAGGTTCTTTATCCCTTAAAGAAGTTACAGAATACCAAGCCCAAAATGGTTGGAATATTTTATATCAACCTGTAGCATTTATCATTTTCTTAGTCTGTTCATTTGCAGAAACAAACCGAACTCCTTTTGATTTAGCAGAATGTGAATCAGAATTAATTGGGGGCTACCATACCGAATATTCATCTATGAAAATGGGATTCTATTTATTTGCAGAATATGCTAATATGTTTATTTCATCAACTATTTTAGCTATAGTGTTTTTGGGTGGTTATCATTTCCCGGGTATGAATTGGGTATCAGAAAATTGGGGCGTAAACATTGCTGCTTTATTAGGCTTTTTATCTCTATTTGCTAAACTTTGTTTCTTCATCTTCTTTTACATGTGGGTAAGATGGACGATTCCAAGATTTAGATATGACCAATTGATGCATTTAGGATGGAAAATATTAATACCATTAGCTGTAATTAACATTATTGTTACTGGAATTGTAATGGTTGTATTTAAATAA
- the nuoK gene encoding NADH-quinone oxidoreductase subunit NuoK, which produces MNVLQEIGIQNYIILAALLFCIGAFGLLYRRNAIIMFMSIEIMLNAVNLLLVAFSVYHQDPSGQVFVFFTMAVAAAEVAVGLAILVSIFRNIGNIDIDNLKNLKG; this is translated from the coding sequence ATGAATGTATTACAAGAAATAGGTATTCAAAATTACATCATTTTAGCTGCGCTGCTATTTTGTATTGGAGCCTTTGGTTTATTATATAGACGTAATGCCATTATTATGTTCATGTCTATTGAAATTATGTTGAATGCAGTAAACTTACTACTTGTTGCTTTTTCGGTTTACCATCAAGATCCAAGTGGTCAAGTATTTGTGTTTTTTACAATGGCAGTTGCTGCAGCAGAAGTAGCTGTAGGACTAGCAATTCTAGTTTCTATTTTTAGAAATATTGGAAATATTGACATTGATAATTTAAAAAATTTAAAAGGATAA
- a CDS encoding 2Fe-2S iron-sulfur cluster-binding protein yields MKVTIDGQSVEVEPGTTILQAARMIGGDLVPPAMCYYSKLKGSGGKCRCCLVEVSKGSEADPRPMPKLVASCVTGCMDGMEVNSKKSERVTEARKAVTEFLLINHPLDCPVCDQAGECNLQDLSFEHGKAQTRFIEEKRTFEPENIGDKIQLHMNRCILCQRCVQVADQLTDGRVHGVLNRGDHAQISTCVSAAIDNEFSGNMIDVCPVGALTDKTFRFKSRVWFNKPYNAHRDCDKCCGKTTVWMFGNEIQRVTGRKDEYGEVEEFICNTCRFDKKEVSDWVIEGPRKFEKDSVINQNNYTRELDKVEINTESHILFGREEDRKKISMAGVPLKKEDN; encoded by the coding sequence ATGAAAGTAACCATAGACGGACAAAGCGTAGAAGTAGAACCAGGAACAACCATCCTGCAAGCTGCTCGTATGATTGGTGGTGATTTAGTGCCACCAGCCATGTGTTATTATTCAAAATTAAAAGGAAGTGGTGGAAAATGTCGTTGCTGTCTTGTAGAAGTAAGCAAAGGTAGCGAAGCAGACCCTAGACCTATGCCAAAACTTGTGGCCTCTTGTGTTACAGGCTGTATGGATGGTATGGAAGTTAATAGTAAAAAATCGGAAAGAGTAACCGAAGCTAGAAAAGCAGTAACTGAATTTTTGTTAATCAATCACCCTTTAGATTGTCCTGTTTGTGACCAAGCAGGTGAGTGTAATCTACAAGACTTGAGTTTTGAACATGGTAAAGCCCAAACACGTTTCATTGAAGAAAAAAGAACGTTTGAACCTGAAAATATAGGCGATAAAATTCAACTCCACATGAATCGTTGTATTTTATGCCAACGTTGTGTTCAGGTTGCAGACCAACTTACAGATGGACGTGTACATGGCGTATTAAATAGAGGCGATCATGCTCAAATTTCTACCTGTGTTTCAGCGGCTATTGACAATGAATTTTCGGGTAATATGATTGATGTTTGCCCTGTAGGAGCTTTAACCGACAAAACATTCCGTTTTAAATCAAGAGTTTGGTTTAATAAACCTTACAATGCACATAGAGATTGCGACAAATGTTGTGGTAAAACTACGGTTTGGATGTTTGGAAACGAAATTCAACGTGTTACTGGTCGAAAAGATGAATATGGTGAAGTAGAAGAATTTATTTGCAACACCTGTCGTTTTGACAAAAAAGAGGTATCTGATTGGGTAATTGAAGGACCAAGAAAATTTGAAAAAGATTCTGTAATCAATCAAAATAACTACACTAGAGAACTAGACAAAGTAGAAATTAATACAGAAAGTCACATTTTGTTTGGTCGAGAAGAAGACCGAAAAAAAATTAGTATGGCTGGAGTTCCACTTAAAAAAGAAGATAACTAA
- a CDS encoding beta-ketoacyl synthase N-terminal-like domain-containing protein translates to MLKQPVYIHSLASISALGSSKEEVWKNYLHPKALFSTLEANEKDYLVSKLSIEDNAYLTKIALESKYKHIDKTVLLGLAVARKAISQIEIGMPDLGVNFSSSRGATSLFEQYFEEFYTTKKVTTYTSPATTLGNISSWIAHDLQTRGPELSHSITCSSGLHSILNAIAWLQAGLVHSFLVGASEAPLTPFTLAQLEALKVYTQEKNDLPCRALDFEKTKNSMVLGEGAVAIVLSLKDSTYLAKIVGMGYATEVLSSATSISSEAECFQKSMKMAIGNLPLESIDAIIMHAPGTILGDQSEREAIVKVFGQQQPLLTSNKWKVGHTFATSGLLSIELAILMLEKQQFISSPFYPQQISKPLKRILVNAVGFGGNAVSILIEK, encoded by the coding sequence AAATTATTTACATCCAAAAGCATTATTTAGCACTTTGGAAGCAAATGAAAAGGACTATTTGGTTTCAAAACTTTCAATTGAAGACAATGCGTACCTGACAAAAATTGCTTTAGAATCAAAATATAAACATATAGATAAAACTGTATTATTAGGATTAGCCGTTGCCCGAAAAGCAATTTCACAAATAGAAATAGGAATGCCAGACCTTGGCGTAAATTTTAGTTCTTCACGGGGCGCTACATCTTTATTTGAACAGTATTTTGAAGAATTTTATACGACTAAAAAAGTAACTACTTATACTTCACCTGCTACTACATTAGGAAATATTTCAAGTTGGATTGCGCATGATTTACAAACTCGAGGCCCAGAATTATCACATTCTATTACGTGCTCTTCAGGTTTACATAGTATTTTAAATGCTATTGCGTGGTTGCAAGCAGGTTTAGTTCATTCTTTTTTGGTAGGTGCCAGTGAAGCACCACTAACTCCGTTTACGTTAGCTCAGTTAGAAGCTTTAAAAGTTTATACACAGGAAAAAAATGATTTGCCTTGTAGAGCATTAGATTTTGAAAAGACTAAGAATTCGATGGTTTTAGGCGAAGGAGCTGTAGCTATTGTATTGTCTCTAAAAGATTCAACTTATTTAGCAAAAATAGTGGGTATGGGCTATGCTACTGAAGTATTGTCTAGTGCTACATCAATTTCTTCTGAAGCCGAATGTTTTCAAAAGTCTATGAAAATGGCTATTGGCAATTTACCACTTGAATCTATTGATGCGATTATCATGCATGCGCCTGGAACTATTTTAGGAGATCAATCTGAGAGAGAAGCGATAGTAAAAGTATTTGGACAACAACAACCCTTACTTACGTCAAATAAATGGAAAGTTGGGCACACTTTTGCCACTTCTGGGTTATTAAGTATAGAATTAGCAATTTTAATGCTTGAAAAGCAACAATTTATTTCTTCTCCTTTTTATCCACAGCAAATAAGTAAACCCTTGAAAAGAATTTTAGTAAATGCGGTTGGTTTTGGAGGGAATGCAGTAAGTATTTTGATAGAAAAATAA
- the nuoF gene encoding NADH-quinone oxidoreductase subunit NuoF, with translation MGRKILLEKITIPGIKTYEVYRQNGGYTSVEKAFKMTPDEVTEEVKTSGLRGRGGAGFPVGMKWSFIDKKSGKPRHLVCNADESEPGTFKDRYLMEYIPHLLIEGMITASYALGANLSYIYIRGEYMWVFKTLERAIKEAYAAGWLGKNIQGSGYDLDLHVHCGAGAYICGEETALIESLEGKRGNPRIKPPFPAISGLWANPTVVNNVESIAAVPWIVLNSGAEYAKIGIERSTGTKLISASGHIKNPGVYEIELGVSVEEFINSDEYCGGMIDDRPLKALVPGGSSVPILPAHLIYKTAAGTDRLMTYESLSDGGFATGSMLGSGGFIVYNDTTCIVRNTWNFSRFYHHESCGQCTPCREGTGWLEKVLHRIENGHGREEDIELLLSIQSKIEGNTICPLGDAASWPVAAAIRHFREEFEYHIRFPEKIKNRDHFVHEPFEKVRHLVSNQTV, from the coding sequence ATGGGGAGAAAAATATTATTAGAAAAAATAACTATTCCGGGTATCAAAACCTATGAAGTTTACCGTCAAAACGGAGGATACACTTCAGTGGAAAAAGCATTTAAAATGACTCCTGATGAAGTTACTGAAGAAGTAAAAACTTCAGGTCTAAGAGGTCGAGGTGGAGCAGGATTTCCTGTAGGAATGAAATGGAGTTTTATCGATAAAAAATCTGGTAAACCAAGACATTTAGTTTGTAATGCAGATGAGTCTGAACCAGGCACGTTCAAAGATCGTTATTTAATGGAATACATTCCTCACCTTTTAATTGAAGGAATGATAACTGCTAGTTATGCTTTGGGTGCAAACTTGTCCTATATCTATATTAGAGGAGAATATATGTGGGTTTTTAAAACCCTAGAACGAGCAATAAAAGAAGCATATGCTGCTGGATGGTTAGGAAAAAATATTCAGGGCTCGGGTTATGATTTAGATCTTCACGTACACTGTGGTGCTGGTGCCTACATATGTGGTGAAGAAACAGCTTTAATTGAATCATTAGAGGGAAAAAGAGGAAATCCTCGTATAAAACCTCCATTCCCAGCAATCAGTGGTTTGTGGGCTAACCCTACAGTAGTTAATAATGTAGAATCCATTGCAGCAGTGCCATGGATTGTATTAAATTCTGGTGCTGAATATGCTAAAATTGGTATTGAGCGTTCAACAGGTACCAAATTAATTTCTGCTTCAGGGCATATTAAAAATCCTGGTGTGTATGAAATTGAATTAGGTGTTTCTGTTGAAGAATTCATCAATTCAGACGAGTATTGTGGCGGTATGATTGATGATAGACCTTTAAAAGCTTTAGTTCCTGGAGGTTCATCAGTACCTATTTTACCTGCTCATTTAATTTATAAAACTGCTGCAGGAACAGATCGATTAATGACTTATGAATCGTTATCTGATGGCGGTTTTGCTACAGGTTCAATGCTAGGTTCTGGAGGATTTATCGTTTATAATGATACCACTTGTATTGTAAGAAACACTTGGAATTTCTCAAGATTTTACCACCATGAAAGTTGTGGCCAATGTACCCCATGTCGTGAAGGAACTGGCTGGTTAGAAAAAGTATTACATCGTATCGAAAATGGTCACGGTCGTGAAGAAGATATCGAATTATTATTAAGTATTCAAAGTAAAATTGAAGGCAACACTATTTGTCCTCTAGGAGATGCTGCATCTTGGCCAGTTGCTGCAGCAATTCGCCATTTTAGAGAAGAATTTGAATACCACATACGATTCCCAGAAAAAATAAAAAATAGAGATCACTTTGTGCATGAACCATTTGAAAAAGTTCGTCACCTAGTAAGTAATCAAACTGTATAA
- a CDS encoding NADH-quinone oxidoreductase subunit N: MSTLIAIVGIGILCLLLEIINLRKVIIPITIVSLMALFGLTITHNLPQIQGYESMIVMDSYANVFSSLFILLTALLVLLSAPSYAKSSKVSDFISIKVFMLSGAVAMVSFNNISMFFLGIEVLSIGLYVLAGSDRLNIKSNEAGMKYFLMGSFASGILLFGIAMLYGATGAFDVPTLREASISATTEYWFYIGVILLTIGMLFKVAATPMHFWAPDVYEGSPTQVTALMSTLAKVTAMASFFKLVGILNTYMYDEYKEVIVVVTIATMFFGNVMALRQKKLKRILAYSGISHTGFMLMTLLNIEHAQNNLLFYTLSYAIAGLAAFSVVLFVTKKEDNCKIENFNGLAKRSPLMAFIMTIATLSMAGIPILAGFFGKLFILGQIIQDGYLALAIFAIINSMIAVFYYFKVIIAMYMKEESEDNELANHSEYYIVGIVATVLLVLIGLFPDYVLNLV; encoded by the coding sequence ATGAGTACATTAATAGCTATAGTAGGAATCGGGATACTTTGTTTATTATTAGAAATAATTAACTTAAGAAAAGTTATTATTCCTATAACCATTGTCTCGCTTATGGCGTTGTTTGGTTTAACTATTACCCATAACTTACCCCAAATACAAGGTTATGAATCTATGATAGTAATGGATTCATATGCTAATGTGTTTTCAAGTTTATTTATATTACTAACTGCGCTTTTAGTTCTTTTAAGTGCACCTAGCTACGCTAAAAGTTCAAAAGTATCAGACTTTATCTCTATTAAAGTATTTATGCTTTCAGGGGCTGTAGCGATGGTAAGTTTTAATAACATTTCCATGTTCTTTTTAGGAATTGAAGTCTTGTCCATTGGTCTTTATGTGTTAGCAGGAAGTGATCGCTTAAACATAAAAAGTAATGAAGCTGGAATGAAATATTTCTTAATGGGATCATTTGCTTCAGGTATTTTATTGTTTGGTATTGCCATGTTGTATGGCGCTACGGGTGCGTTTGATGTGCCAACATTGCGTGAGGCATCTATATCAGCTACTACGGAATATTGGTTCTATATCGGTGTCATCTTATTAACTATAGGCATGTTATTTAAAGTCGCTGCTACCCCAATGCATTTTTGGGCTCCCGATGTATATGAAGGCTCACCTACACAAGTAACAGCTTTAATGAGCACCTTAGCAAAGGTAACAGCTATGGCCTCATTCTTTAAATTAGTAGGAATATTAAACACCTATATGTACGATGAGTACAAAGAAGTAATTGTGGTAGTTACCATTGCAACCATGTTTTTCGGTAATGTAATGGCATTACGCCAAAAAAAATTAAAACGAATTTTAGCTTATTCTGGTATTTCTCACACTGGATTTATGCTTATGACACTTTTAAACATTGAGCATGCACAAAACAATTTACTGTTTTATACCCTGTCGTATGCAATTGCTGGGTTAGCCGCATTTTCAGTAGTTTTATTTGTTACTAAAAAAGAAGACAATTGTAAAATTGAAAATTTTAACGGCTTAGCAAAAAGATCGCCTTTAATGGCCTTTATTATGACAATTGCTACGTTGTCAATGGCTGGAATACCAATTTTAGCGGGATTTTTTGGCAAATTATTTATTCTTGGACAAATTATTCAAGATGGGTATTTAGCCTTAGCTATATTTGCCATTATTAACTCTATGATAGCTGTTTTTTATTATTTCAAAGTAATTATTGCTATGTATATGAAAGAAGAGTCAGAAGATAATGAATTAGCAAACCATTCTGAATATTATATCGTGGGTATAGTAGCTACAGTTTTACTTGTGCTTATTGGCTTATTCCCAGATTACGTTCTGAATTTAGTATAA
- a CDS encoding NuoI/complex I 23 kDa subunit family protein, translating to MSVEQLSLSGRKKVVSNKEMTFIEKMYLWAIIKGLLTTIKHLFRRKVTIKYPEEVRAFSPVYRGQHMLMRDDEGKERCTACGLCALSCPAEAITMKAAERKPEEKHLYREEKYAEIYEINMLRCIFCGLCEEACPKEAIYLTKSKKIVKADYDREDFIYGKDKLVMPLEMAIQNTVTNTIN from the coding sequence ATGTCAGTAGAACAACTATCATTATCGGGAAGAAAAAAAGTAGTTTCTAACAAAGAAATGACTTTTATTGAAAAAATGTATTTGTGGGCAATTATCAAAGGATTGTTAACCACAATTAAACATTTATTTAGAAGAAAAGTAACCATAAAATATCCAGAAGAAGTTCGTGCTTTTAGTCCGGTTTACAGAGGACAACATATGCTCATGCGCGATGATGAAGGCAAAGAAAGATGTACTGCGTGTGGTTTATGCGCTTTATCTTGCCCTGCAGAAGCTATAACTATGAAGGCTGCAGAACGCAAACCTGAAGAAAAACACTTGTACAGAGAAGAAAAATATGCTGAAATTTATGAAATCAACATGTTGCGTTGTATTTTTTGCGGTTTATGTGAAGAGGCTTGCCCAAAAGAAGCTATCTATTTAACCAAATCAAAGAAAATTGTAAAAGCAGATTATGACAGAGAAGATTTCATTTATGGCAAAGATAAATTAGTCATGCCTCTAGAAATGGCTATTCAAAATACAGTAACAAATACTATTAATTAA
- a CDS encoding complex I subunit 4 family protein yields the protein MNISIVLIVLLVGAIFTYFSGNKWASRVAIAFSLGAFALTILALTNFLAGENLNVNLPWLSMPEVTFALHVDGLALAMLLLTTGLLPLIIGTGFITKFENEKSIYALILVMGTAMAGTFLAADGLVYYIFWEIALIPIYFIALRWGNGEIEERRKAILKFFIYTFAGSLFMLIAFIYMYSKCASFAIDKLYALSLTGTEKTYIFLAFFLAYAIKIPIIPFHTWQANTYSKAPAIGTMLLSGIMLKMGLYSILRWQLPLSDGAAKAHVPIIVSICIAGIIYGAILTLKQKNSKKFLAYSSLSHVGLIAAGLYSLTYEGFQGAVLQMLSHGLIIVALFYCIEIIYNRYQTYSINEMGGIRTQATKFASLFLIVVLASVALPTTFNFIGEFNLLYSLFKVNVWYAVVAGTTIILGAFYMLRMFQKSMLGESTKAFKEITFSESLVLLIIVGTTIFFGLFPQPIIDLIKPSLLNILNQIN from the coding sequence ATGAATATAAGTATTGTATTAATAGTTTTACTAGTAGGTGCGATTTTCACTTACTTTTCAGGAAACAAATGGGCTTCAAGAGTAGCAATTGCTTTTAGTCTAGGTGCTTTTGCCTTGACAATTTTAGCTTTAACTAATTTTTTAGCAGGTGAAAACTTAAATGTAAATTTGCCGTGGTTAAGTATGCCTGAAGTTACTTTTGCCTTGCATGTTGATGGATTGGCATTAGCCATGCTTTTATTAACAACAGGTTTGTTACCTCTAATTATTGGAACAGGTTTTATCACAAAATTTGAAAACGAAAAATCAATCTATGCATTAATTTTAGTAATGGGCACAGCCATGGCTGGTACTTTTTTAGCCGCAGACGGATTAGTGTATTATATTTTCTGGGAAATTGCTTTAATTCCAATTTATTTTATTGCCTTACGATGGGGTAATGGTGAAATTGAAGAACGCAGAAAAGCAATCTTAAAATTTTTCATCTATACTTTTGCTGGTTCATTATTTATGTTAATAGCATTTATCTACATGTATAGTAAATGTGCAAGTTTTGCCATTGATAAATTATATGCCTTATCGCTAACAGGTACTGAAAAAACATATATTTTCTTAGCTTTCTTTTTGGCTTATGCGATTAAAATTCCTATAATACCTTTCCATACATGGCAAGCAAATACGTATAGTAAAGCGCCAGCAATTGGCACCATGCTATTGTCTGGTATTATGCTTAAAATGGGATTATATAGTATATTAAGATGGCAATTACCATTGTCTGATGGTGCTGCAAAGGCACACGTACCTATTATTGTTTCTATATGTATTGCTGGCATAATTTATGGCGCTATCCTAACACTAAAACAAAAAAACAGCAAGAAATTCTTAGCTTATTCATCACTTTCTCACGTAGGATTAATTGCTGCAGGATTATATTCTTTAACCTATGAAGGGTTCCAAGGGGCAGTGTTACAAATGCTTTCGCATGGATTAATTATTGTAGCCTTATTTTATTGTATTGAAATTATTTATAATAGATATCAAACTTATTCCATAAATGAAATGGGAGGCATTCGAACTCAAGCAACCAAATTTGCTTCATTATTCTTGATTGTAGTATTAGCCTCTGTTGCCTTGCCTACAACCTTTAACTTTATTGGAGAATTTAATTTACTTTATAGTTTATTTAAAGTAAACGTTTGGTATGCAGTTGTAGCGGGTACTACTATCATTTTAGGTGCTTTTTATATGTTGCGCATGTTCCAAAAAAGTATGCTGGGCGAAAGCACAAAAGCATTTAAAGAAATTACTTTTTCAGAAAGTTTAGTTTTATTAATTATTGTTGGTACTACCATTTTCTTTGGTCTATTTCCACAGCCCATAATTGATTTAATTAAACCAAGTTTACTAAATATATTAAACCAAATTAACTAA